A DNA window from Aspergillus nidulans FGSC A4 chromosome I contains the following coding sequences:
- a CDS encoding NADH:flavin oxidoreductase/NADH oxidase (transcript_id=CADANIAT00007547) has translation MALPDVENTPAAGIPYFTPAQNPPAGTAANPQTSGNAVPKLYTPLTVRGVTFHNRLGLAPLCQYSAEDGHMTDYHIAHLGGIAQRGPGLMMIEATSVSPEGRITPQDVGLWKDSQIAPMKRVIDFVHSQSQKIGVQIAHAGRKASNIAPWLMNKGIVATEKVGGWPDRVIGPSTVPFHETFPTPKAMTKDDIEQFKRDWFDACKRAIAAGADFIEIHNAHGYLLSSFLSPSSNTRTDEYGGSFENRIRLSLEIAQVTRDAVGPNVPVFLRVSATDWIEETLPEESWKLSDSVRFAEALAAQGAIDLIDVSSGGVHAAQKIKSGPAFQAPFAVAIKKAVGDKLLVATVGTITNGKQANKLLEEEGLDVALVGRGFQKDPGLAWTFAQHLDVEIAMASQIRWGFTRRGGTPYIDPKAYKESIFE, from the coding sequence ATGGCTCTCCCTGACGTCGAAAACACCCCCGCCGCCGGCATCCCCTACTTTACACCAGCACAGAACCCTCCTGCTGGAACAGCTGCCAACCCGCAAACCAGCGGCAATGCCGTCCCCAAGCTGTACACACCTCTGACGGTGCGTGGGGTGACCTTCCACAACAGACTTGGCCTCGCGCCGCTCTGCCAGTACTCCGCAGAAGACGGCCACATGACAGACTACCACATCGCGCACTTGGGAGGTATTGCCCAGCGCGGCCCCGGTCTCATGATGATCGAGGCAACCTCCGTCTCACCTGAAGGCAGAATCACGCCGCAGGACGTCGGTTTATGGAAGGACTCGCAGATTGCGCCCATGAAGCGCGTCATCGACTTCGTGCACTCGCAGTCCCAGAAGATTGGCGTGCAGATTGCCCACGCCGGCCGCAAGGCTTCGAACATCGCCCCCTGGCTCATGAACAAGGGCATCGTCGCGACGGAGAAGGTCGGTGGCTGGCCGGATCGTGTGATCGGCCCGTCCACCGTGCCCTTCCACGAGACTTTCCCCACCCCCAAGGCCATGACCAAGGACGACATCGAGCAGTTCAAGCGCGACTGGTTTGATGCGTGCAAGCGGGCCATTGCCGCTGGCGCGGACTTCATCGAGATCCACAATGCCCACGGGTATCTTCTCTCGTCTTTCCTATCACCGTCTTCCAACACGCGCACCGACGAGTACGGCGGCTCCTTTGAGAACCGCATCCGGCTCTCTCTCGAAATCGCCCAGGTCACCCGTGACGCCGTCGGCCCCAACGTTCCTGTTTTTCTCCGTGTCTCCGCGACGGACTGGATCGAGGAGACCCTCCCCGAGGAATCGTGGAAGCTCTCTGACTCCGTCCGCTTCGCCGAAGCCCTCGCTGCCCAGGGCGCTATTGACCTGATCGACGTCTCTTCCGGCGGTGTCCACGCcgcgcagaagatcaagtcCGGGCCGGCTTTCCAGGCTCCCTTCGCTGTGGCTATCAAGAAGGCCGTTGGCGATAAGCTCCTTGTTGCGACGGTGGGCACGATCACGAACGGTAAGCAGGCGAACAAGCtgcttgaggaggagggattGGATGTTGCGCTTGTGGGACGTGGTTTCCAGAAGGATCCCGGTCTGGCGTGGACTTTCGCGCAGCATcttgatgttgagattgcGATGGCGAGTCAGATTCGGTGGGGATTCACAAGGCGCGGGGGCACGCCTTATATCGACCCCAAAGCTTATAAGGAGAGCATCTTTGAGTAA
- a CDS encoding putative GPI anchored protein (transcript_id=CADANIAT00007548) yields the protein MMLSSLLLPALASLAIAESIVTSMFIFGADRQPLAASIMGNDASATTYSINCPPGTDSNDCGMGPGMTVIAADETTTYMMNDGDNFKFTAECSVGKSIADCTASAGGPDANFPGVETATEEVSYIPVTVTAGSVTSTGGSTATSTSTSSSSNGSSASEEATAAGSASASRASETASQTAEETAAQPSETGAAVRVTGVVGLVVGGAAVALMGAGL from the exons ATGATGCtcagctctcttcttctcccggCTCTGGCCTCCCTCGCCATCGCAGAGAGCATAGTGACTTCTATGTTCATTTTCGGTGCAGACAGACAGCCTCTCGCGGCGTCGATCATGGGTAAT GACGCGTCCGCAACAACATACAGTATAAACTGTCCCCCCGGCACAGACAGCAACGACTGTGGGATGGGACCAGGCATGACCGTGATTGCAGCGGATGAAACCACGACGTACATGATGAACGATGGGGATAACTT CAAATTCACAGCTGAATGCAGCGTTGGGAAATCCATCGCCGATTGTACCGCGAGCGCCGGTGGCCCCGACGCAAACTTTCCTGGAGTCGAGACGGCCACTGAGGAAGTGAGCTACATTCCTGTCACTGTCACGGCGGGGAGTGTTACGAGTACGGGGGGATCTACCGCGActtcgacctcgacttcgAGTTCCAGTAATGGGTCTTCTGCGAGCGAGGAGGCCACCGCTGCGGGCTCCGCCAGTGCCTCGCGGGCCTCTGAGACGGCTTCTCAGACGGCTGAAGAGACTGCGGCGCAGCCGAGCGAGACTGGTGCTGCGGTGAGGGTCACTGGTGTTGTTGGATTGGTGGTTGGaggtgctgctgttgcgctGATGGGTGCAGGGCTTTGA